One window of Leifsonia sp. AK011 genomic DNA carries:
- a CDS encoding AzlD domain-containing protein: MTVWQTILLASIIVLALKLVGYLVPPSFATRPTPSRVANLLTVALLSALVVVQTVGQGQAIVVDARLPAILVAASLFALRVPFIVVIVAAAFVAAMLRLYAGMA; encoded by the coding sequence ATGACCGTCTGGCAGACCATCCTCCTGGCCTCAATCATCGTGCTTGCGCTGAAGCTCGTCGGCTACCTCGTGCCGCCGTCGTTCGCCACGCGGCCGACGCCGTCGCGTGTCGCCAACCTGCTCACGGTCGCTCTGCTGTCGGCTCTCGTCGTGGTGCAGACGGTGGGCCAGGGCCAGGCGATCGTCGTGGATGCCCGGCTTCCCGCGATCCTCGTGGCCGCGAGTCTCTTCGCTCTGCGCGTGCCGTTCATCGTTGTGATCGTGGCTGCCGCGTTCGTCGCTGCGATGCTGCGGCTGTACGCGGGGATGGCCTAG
- a CDS encoding IS481 family transposase, protein MREFSVSEQRYQAVLAVIADGRTVSEVAAQWGVSRQSVHSWLARYEAEGLAGLTDRSHRPVLSPLQMPAEVEALVLELRRQHRGWGPRRLVFEVGKRGVVPVPSGSGVYRALRRAGLIGPGARRKRKETWKRWERGSAMELWQMDIVGGFLLADGSTVKCLTGVDDHSRLCVSAKLMRREIARNVCDGLVEALRKHGLPGQILTDNGKVFTGRFNQPPVEVLFDRICRENGIDHILTAPRSPTTTGKIERFHRSLRAEFLTGKVFSTLVQAQAELDEWVADYNHERPHQSLKMQTPAARFAASLAADVPLTVDDSALHQDRAGNDWVTRTVSAVGVVCVAWQQISVGKHRAGAKVDIHVTGELLQIWDGNELLKTAARDNPGKEVRVKRAFSMPPRGA, encoded by the coding sequence TTGAGGGAGTTCAGTGTGTCGGAGCAGCGGTATCAGGCCGTGTTGGCTGTGATTGCGGATGGTCGGACTGTGTCGGAGGTTGCGGCGCAGTGGGGTGTTTCCCGTCAGAGTGTTCATTCTTGGTTGGCCCGGTATGAGGCTGAGGGACTAGCGGGGTTGACGGATCGGTCGCATCGGCCGGTGTTGTCTCCGTTGCAGATGCCTGCCGAGGTGGAGGCGTTGGTTCTGGAGTTGAGGCGTCAGCATCGGGGTTGGGGTCCGCGGCGGTTGGTGTTCGAGGTTGGCAAGCGTGGTGTTGTGCCGGTGCCGTCGGGGTCTGGGGTGTATCGGGCGTTGCGGCGGGCGGGTCTGATTGGGCCGGGCGCAAGACGTAAGCGGAAGGAGACCTGGAAGCGGTGGGAGCGCGGGTCTGCGATGGAGCTGTGGCAGATGGACATCGTGGGCGGGTTTCTGCTGGCAGACGGGTCGACGGTGAAGTGTCTGACCGGGGTTGATGACCATTCCCGGTTGTGTGTGTCGGCGAAGTTGATGCGTCGCGAGATCGCCAGGAACGTCTGCGACGGTTTGGTCGAGGCGTTGCGCAAGCACGGGTTGCCGGGTCAGATCCTGACCGATAACGGGAAGGTCTTCACGGGCCGTTTTAACCAGCCACCGGTGGAGGTGCTGTTTGATCGCATCTGTCGGGAGAACGGCATCGATCACATCCTGACCGCGCCGCGGTCACCGACCACGACGGGGAAGATCGAGCGGTTCCACCGGTCGTTGCGGGCAGAGTTCCTCACCGGGAAGGTCTTCTCGACGCTGGTGCAGGCTCAAGCCGAGCTGGATGAGTGGGTTGCTGACTACAACCATGAACGCCCGCATCAATCGTTGAAGATGCAAACCCCGGCGGCCCGGTTCGCCGCATCGCTGGCAGCAGATGTGCCGCTCACCGTCGATGACTCCGCGCTGCACCAGGATCGCGCGGGCAACGACTGGGTCACTCGAACCGTGTCAGCGGTCGGGGTCGTCTGTGTCGCATGGCAGCAGATCTCGGTCGGCAAGCACCGTGCTGGCGCCAAAGTCGACATCCACGTCACCGGAGAGCTCCTGCAGATCTGGGACGGCAACGAGCTCCTCAAGACCGCCGCCCGCGACAATCCAGGGAAGGAGGTTCGGGTCAAGAGAGCCTTCTCGATGCCCCCACGCGGGGCCTAA
- a CDS encoding cupin domain-containing protein, which produces MTLIPSIDFASELELVEDHWTPRVVGQVNDQYVKVAKLLGELVWHAHEAEDEMFIVLSGRLRIQLPDDQEVVLTPGQFYVVPRGVQHNPIAEEEVHIVLIETVTTAHTGDVIVERTVPIERQLGDR; this is translated from the coding sequence ATGACACTCATCCCGAGCATCGACTTCGCCTCTGAACTCGAGCTAGTTGAAGATCACTGGACTCCAAGAGTCGTCGGGCAGGTCAACGACCAGTACGTGAAGGTCGCGAAGCTCCTGGGCGAACTGGTCTGGCACGCTCACGAGGCTGAGGACGAGATGTTCATCGTGCTCTCCGGACGTCTCCGTATCCAACTGCCCGATGACCAGGAGGTGGTGCTCACGCCGGGGCAGTTCTACGTCGTCCCGCGAGGCGTGCAGCACAACCCGATCGCCGAGGAAGAGGTGCACATCGTGCTGATTGAGACGGTCACCACGGCCCATACTGGCGATGTGATCGTGGAGCGGACCGTGCCGATTGAGCGGCAGTTGGGCGACAGGTGA
- a CDS encoding AzlC family ABC transporter permease: MSFVMARTPEAQAAFRSAVGVGLAVAAYGFSFGALAVASGLDVWQTCVLSLLMFSGGSQFALVGVLAAGGAGAGIPAVASAALLGTRNALYALRVAPMISGPWPKKVLAAHWTIDESTAVATAQESLEAQRTGFWWTGGIIFFGWNLTTLAGALVGDLLGDVRQYGLDAAAAAAFLGLLWPRLRQLQPVVVAIGAAVVATVLTPALPPGIPVIAAAVVALAVGIPNLLRPKGDARDAATPVDTEGPA; this comes from the coding sequence ATGTCGTTCGTCATGGCTCGCACGCCGGAGGCTCAGGCCGCGTTCCGCTCAGCGGTGGGGGTCGGGCTCGCTGTCGCGGCGTACGGATTCTCGTTCGGGGCCCTGGCCGTGGCATCCGGGCTCGATGTCTGGCAGACGTGTGTGCTCAGCCTGCTGATGTTCTCGGGTGGCTCGCAGTTCGCACTCGTCGGAGTTCTCGCCGCGGGTGGTGCCGGCGCGGGCATCCCCGCGGTCGCGAGCGCGGCCCTGCTCGGCACGCGCAACGCCCTGTACGCGCTCCGCGTGGCGCCCATGATCAGCGGCCCGTGGCCCAAGAAGGTGCTGGCCGCTCACTGGACGATCGACGAATCGACGGCCGTGGCAACCGCCCAGGAGTCGCTCGAGGCGCAGCGCACGGGATTCTGGTGGACGGGCGGCATCATCTTCTTCGGCTGGAACCTGACGACTCTGGCCGGCGCCCTCGTCGGCGATCTGCTCGGGGACGTTCGTCAATACGGCCTGGATGCGGCGGCCGCGGCAGCCTTCCTCGGACTGCTCTGGCCCAGACTTCGACAGCTGCAGCCCGTTGTCGTCGCCATCGGGGCTGCGGTCGTCGCCACCGTACTAACGCCGGCGCTGCCGCCCGGCATTCCCGTGATCGCTGCTGCCGTCGTGGCGCTTGCCGTGGGGATCCCGAACCTGCTGCGCCCGAAGGGTGACGCGCGGGATGCCGCGACTCCCGTAGACACGGAGGGCCCGGCATGA
- a CDS encoding HNH endonuclease signature motif containing protein, with amino-acid sequence MNTPSLAAAEPPLLLDETFPETRVLFGMARAEVAQLSATRAIAEQWAAIADTLREASDFPDVFVENLRPTDNASELAVRAAAADLAVRLGMTENAVRNHAHEAGLLRTRTPHVWAWFREGEFAVPNARTVADLVAHLPEDAWDAFDTAMAEHRLLAPPRFRARARAVASRLDQATLTERHQRAAKERRVWMEPAVDGMAWLNLHLTIEQCRRAFATIDRMARNLQVPGETRTLNQLRADVAADLLGGVLGSANTRGTGVSIAVTVPVMTLLGLEDTPGTLDGLTPIDADTARRLAGHAPSFTRILTHPITGTVLDIDRNPEHIPADLLRWQRFMHPICDFPGCGRPAAECDIDHTIAKADNGTTTDANVGPLCRNHHRVKHHTKWSLTRDATGITWTSPTGHTTRGDPPPF; translated from the coding sequence ATGAACACCCCAAGTCTCGCCGCCGCGGAGCCGCCCCTGCTCCTCGACGAGACCTTCCCCGAGACGAGGGTGTTGTTCGGGATGGCCCGAGCCGAAGTAGCCCAGTTGTCGGCCACCCGCGCCATCGCGGAGCAGTGGGCGGCCATCGCCGACACCCTCCGCGAGGCAAGTGACTTCCCTGACGTATTCGTCGAGAACCTTCGCCCGACCGACAACGCGTCCGAACTCGCGGTGCGGGCAGCCGCCGCCGATCTGGCCGTCCGTTTGGGCATGACGGAGAACGCGGTCCGCAACCACGCCCACGAAGCAGGCCTGCTCCGCACTCGTACTCCGCACGTGTGGGCATGGTTCCGGGAGGGCGAGTTCGCCGTCCCCAATGCCCGCACCGTCGCAGACCTGGTCGCCCACCTTCCCGAAGACGCGTGGGATGCCTTCGACACCGCCATGGCCGAGCACCGCTTGCTGGCCCCGCCGAGGTTCCGTGCGCGCGCTCGTGCGGTGGCGTCCCGTCTCGACCAAGCAACCCTCACCGAACGACACCAGCGTGCCGCGAAGGAGCGTCGAGTGTGGATGGAGCCCGCCGTCGACGGCATGGCCTGGCTGAACCTTCACCTCACCATCGAACAGTGTCGCCGTGCGTTCGCGACTATCGACCGGATGGCCCGAAACCTCCAGGTCCCCGGTGAGACCCGCACCCTGAACCAACTGCGCGCCGATGTTGCAGCAGACCTCCTCGGTGGCGTCCTCGGCAGCGCGAACACGCGAGGCACCGGCGTCTCTATTGCCGTGACCGTGCCGGTGATGACCCTGCTGGGTTTGGAGGACACCCCCGGCACCCTCGACGGTCTCACTCCGATCGATGCAGACACGGCCCGCCGTCTGGCCGGTCACGCCCCGTCATTCACGCGCATCCTCACCCACCCGATCACCGGCACCGTTCTGGACATCGACCGCAACCCCGAGCACATCCCGGCGGACCTGTTGCGATGGCAGAGGTTCATGCACCCGATCTGCGACTTCCCCGGCTGTGGCAGACCCGCCGCCGAGTGCGACATCGACCACACCATCGCCAAAGCCGACAACGGCACCACCACCGATGCGAATGTGGGTCCGCTCTGTCGAAACCACCATCGGGTCAAGCACCACACCAAGTGGTCATTGACGAGGGATGCCACCGGCATCACCTGGACCAGCCCCACCGGTCACACCACCCGCGGCGATCCACCACCCTTCTGA
- a CDS encoding SCO7613 C-terminal domain-containing membrane protein — protein sequence MSLDQRGALVAKLATAGGEAAAPVDVASVPNVPAAAPAAVPVTAPSAPPVPTVRTPAPAWTFVAPPVAPKTSLSLQSVLAVAGAGLVAVAAIVFAFFNPDLDSFEARTAIIAASTLVFLGAAWLLARGTLQFSAEAVGALGTVFVGLDVWAFTEPAASISGTFLLASLGTLVSSVALVGLGYLAKLRAWVWIGFVGLPIALVFAGFGIDLESWGPVIGFIGAGAIALVVHPVVSRLSARFSSPLQADHVTAFVIQQAAFFFVIVLLPFSADGVERSVGSTIALATLAAIAAASARNLAPAWWSWATGALFASSLLVLAFGLPLDDGWMLALAPFAVLVAVALSAAVRAAGGLSPSLVRAGIWSVAVVAVIPSLVTTLPVVMNAALAEDLVSSVSPTMATAMLIGLLVSAGSHILLRRVGRRDQPPSVLAPAWTPIAVWLVATAVVLFATFPVFARITHAILCLVIAVGLAFALAYIPWVRERALTLTSPLYVAAHILVIVAASASWNDEALRVPLGAASIGVLALLARAMPRPVRPVYTAVGYSWALILLSAALVLADLELIAVLCLTTSVAALVALVTTITHWPRIAHWYAILIVTSVPFLIGVGTVFFERSGWTGLSTSVIVGLLLVVLFSRREGLTRFLRTSAAALVVPAVSVAVISLAAQFLAVSASPITLPIIASIVACVLPATNLVGVALQRLGVSDVDARSARIALEISSLVTAAVAVLLALVRAAAGLPTTLIVLVILGAGAVATALFARRRYGWPLAGIAFTGALWCLWALNGVTGLEPYLLPPTLGAAVVGLFLVARGLPGFGLSATGLYAAGLTTALAPILVTLVAVGSEGLVPWRTWLLLAFAAGLTLFAALIPVLTRWRWLSRIGSLRMPSLFVALIAAASGVVQSVRFALSLDGASAGDPGVMWLVLAYTLTSTVIAIAIGVLVSRRSDATWSAPERLARSRWLFVPAVVFLVGPITAMRSGWLPIITLLTISMALLALMIVTAALARTRSVVLPPVVVTFAAAWSAAVASWSARDLRVEAYSLPLGFALLAVGVIALWPQREERGTFWSWPIGYKGSWRLLAPGIVVIFLPSILATGTDPRTERAILVIVLALVAIMIGNLRRLAAPFILGIIVLPIENIMVFAVQVGRNIGAQPWWITLATAGAVLLVLAVTSERRVGQGKGAAARMRDLT from the coding sequence GTGAGTCTCGACCAGCGCGGTGCTCTTGTGGCGAAGCTGGCGACGGCCGGTGGGGAGGCCGCTGCCCCCGTGGATGTCGCGTCCGTACCCAATGTCCCGGCAGCGGCGCCCGCTGCCGTCCCGGTGACGGCGCCTTCGGCGCCACCCGTTCCCACGGTCCGCACTCCCGCTCCCGCCTGGACCTTCGTTGCGCCCCCGGTCGCGCCGAAGACGTCGCTCAGCCTCCAGTCGGTCCTTGCCGTCGCGGGGGCCGGCCTGGTCGCCGTCGCGGCCATCGTCTTCGCCTTCTTCAACCCCGACCTCGACAGTTTCGAGGCGCGCACCGCGATCATCGCGGCGAGCACGCTCGTCTTCCTCGGTGCAGCGTGGTTGCTCGCTCGGGGAACTCTCCAGTTCTCCGCCGAGGCGGTCGGGGCCCTCGGCACGGTGTTCGTGGGGCTCGACGTCTGGGCATTCACGGAGCCCGCGGCATCCATCTCGGGGACCTTCCTGCTCGCGTCGCTGGGAACACTCGTGTCGTCGGTCGCACTCGTGGGCCTCGGCTACCTCGCGAAGCTTCGAGCCTGGGTCTGGATCGGGTTCGTCGGCCTCCCGATCGCGCTGGTGTTCGCGGGGTTCGGGATCGACCTCGAGAGTTGGGGACCAGTGATCGGATTCATCGGTGCCGGAGCGATTGCCCTCGTTGTCCATCCCGTCGTGTCACGGTTGAGTGCGCGCTTTTCGAGCCCTCTGCAGGCGGACCACGTCACCGCCTTCGTGATTCAGCAGGCGGCGTTCTTCTTCGTGATTGTTCTCCTGCCCTTCAGCGCCGATGGTGTGGAACGCTCGGTGGGTTCGACGATCGCTCTCGCGACCCTCGCCGCCATCGCGGCCGCCTCCGCGCGGAATCTCGCCCCAGCGTGGTGGAGTTGGGCGACAGGTGCCCTCTTCGCATCCTCGCTCCTCGTGCTGGCATTCGGGCTCCCCCTCGACGACGGGTGGATGCTCGCACTCGCGCCCTTCGCCGTGCTCGTCGCCGTGGCGCTCAGCGCGGCCGTCCGCGCCGCCGGTGGCCTCTCCCCCAGCCTCGTGCGCGCGGGCATCTGGAGTGTGGCAGTTGTCGCGGTGATTCCGAGTCTGGTGACCACACTGCCCGTGGTGATGAACGCGGCTCTCGCCGAGGACCTCGTCAGCAGTGTCTCGCCCACCATGGCCACCGCGATGCTGATCGGACTGCTGGTGTCGGCTGGCTCGCACATTCTGTTGCGCCGGGTGGGACGTAGGGACCAGCCACCAAGCGTGCTCGCGCCGGCGTGGACGCCGATTGCCGTCTGGCTCGTGGCGACCGCGGTGGTGCTGTTCGCGACCTTCCCCGTGTTCGCACGCATCACGCACGCGATCCTCTGCCTCGTGATCGCAGTCGGCCTCGCGTTCGCGCTGGCCTACATTCCGTGGGTTCGTGAACGTGCGCTCACGCTGACATCACCGCTCTACGTCGCGGCTCACATTCTCGTCATCGTGGCCGCGAGTGCCAGCTGGAATGACGAGGCGCTCCGGGTTCCGCTCGGCGCTGCATCCATCGGTGTGCTCGCTCTTCTCGCTCGTGCGATGCCACGTCCAGTGCGTCCGGTGTACACGGCTGTGGGCTACTCATGGGCGCTCATCCTGCTCTCCGCAGCCCTCGTTCTGGCCGACCTGGAACTCATCGCGGTGCTGTGCCTCACGACCTCCGTAGCGGCTCTCGTCGCGCTCGTCACCACCATCACGCACTGGCCCAGAATCGCGCACTGGTACGCGATCCTCATCGTGACTTCCGTGCCGTTCCTCATCGGGGTGGGCACGGTGTTCTTTGAGCGCAGCGGCTGGACCGGCCTGAGCACGTCGGTGATCGTCGGTCTGCTTCTCGTCGTGCTGTTCAGCAGACGGGAGGGACTCACGCGATTCCTCCGAACGTCCGCGGCCGCACTCGTTGTTCCCGCGGTCTCCGTGGCGGTGATCTCGCTGGCTGCGCAGTTCCTCGCCGTCAGTGCCTCCCCGATCACTCTCCCGATCATCGCCTCGATCGTCGCGTGCGTGCTTCCGGCGACCAATCTTGTCGGCGTCGCGCTCCAGCGTCTCGGCGTGAGCGATGTCGATGCCCGTTCTGCTCGAATCGCCCTCGAGATCTCTTCGCTCGTGACCGCTGCGGTCGCCGTCCTTCTTGCCCTCGTGCGCGCGGCGGCCGGTCTTCCTACAACCCTCATCGTGCTCGTCATACTCGGAGCCGGCGCAGTGGCGACCGCCCTCTTCGCCCGTAGACGCTACGGCTGGCCCCTCGCGGGCATCGCCTTCACCGGTGCGCTGTGGTGCCTGTGGGCGCTCAACGGTGTGACGGGCCTCGAGCCGTACCTGCTACCGCCCACTCTCGGTGCCGCAGTCGTAGGGCTTTTCCTCGTAGCGCGAGGTCTCCCGGGCTTCGGACTCTCCGCCACCGGACTGTACGCTGCCGGCCTCACCACGGCACTCGCACCCATCCTGGTCACGCTCGTCGCCGTCGGTTCGGAGGGTCTCGTTCCTTGGCGCACGTGGCTGCTCCTCGCATTCGCCGCCGGATTGACGCTGTTCGCGGCGTTGATACCCGTGCTCACGAGGTGGCGCTGGTTGTCGCGGATCGGCTCGCTGCGGATGCCCTCGCTCTTCGTGGCACTCATTGCCGCGGCATCCGGTGTTGTGCAGTCCGTGCGGTTCGCACTCTCGCTCGATGGTGCTTCGGCGGGTGACCCGGGCGTGATGTGGCTCGTACTGGCCTACACGCTCACGTCGACGGTGATTGCGATCGCGATCGGAGTGCTCGTCAGTCGGCGATCGGATGCCACGTGGTCGGCGCCCGAGCGTCTTGCGCGTTCCCGGTGGCTCTTCGTGCCTGCCGTCGTGTTCCTCGTCGGGCCGATCACTGCCATGCGGAGCGGATGGCTCCCCATCATCACGCTGCTGACGATCAGTATGGCCCTGCTCGCCCTCATGATCGTGACCGCTGCTCTCGCTCGCACCCGGTCCGTCGTGCTTCCCCCCGTTGTCGTCACGTTTGCTGCGGCGTGGTCCGCGGCCGTGGCGAGCTGGTCGGCGCGCGATCTTCGGGTCGAGGCCTACTCGCTGCCGTTGGGCTTCGCCCTGCTGGCCGTCGGCGTCATCGCCCTGTGGCCGCAGCGAGAGGAGCGCGGTACATTCTGGAGCTGGCCGATCGGGTACAAGGGTTCCTGGAGGTTGCTCGCGCCCGGCATCGTCGTGATCTTCCTGCCGTCGATTCTCGCTACAGGAACCGACCCGCGAACCGAACGCGCGATCCTCGTGATCGTGCTCGCTCTGGTGGCGATCATGATCGGAAACCTTCGACGCCTTGCTGCCCCGTTCATCCTCGGCATCATCGTTCTGCCGATCGAGAACATCATGGTGTTCGCGGTCCAGGTTGGGCGGAACATCGGTGCGCAGCCGTGGTGGATCACCCTCGCGACTGCGGGCGCTGTGCTTCTCGTGCTCGCGGTCACCTCAGAACGCAGAGTGGGTCAGGGCAAGGGGGCCGCGGCTCGGATGCGGGACCTCACCTAG
- the def gene encoding peptide deformylase: MAVLPIRITGDPVLHTVASPVEEITDEVRSLVADMVETMIAAPGVGLAAPQVGVGSRIFVYRWQDDDDVLHEGVAINPELWLAPTPLGEPDEDEESEGCLSIPGERFPLRRSPAAILRATNLDGERYEVEAEGWLARIFQHEYDHLDGVLYADRLDHPHGKAAAKIVRKRGWGVPGQEWMPGLDDLEG, encoded by the coding sequence ATGGCCGTGCTCCCGATACGAATCACAGGGGACCCCGTTCTCCACACCGTCGCCTCCCCCGTCGAGGAGATCACGGACGAAGTCCGTTCCCTCGTCGCCGATATGGTCGAGACGATGATCGCTGCGCCGGGGGTCGGGCTGGCAGCACCCCAGGTGGGCGTGGGCTCCCGGATCTTCGTGTACCGCTGGCAGGACGATGACGATGTGCTGCACGAGGGAGTGGCCATCAACCCGGAGCTGTGGCTTGCGCCCACTCCTCTCGGCGAGCCCGACGAGGACGAGGAGTCGGAGGGCTGCCTCTCGATCCCGGGCGAGCGATTCCCCTTGCGTCGCTCCCCCGCCGCCATCCTGCGGGCCACCAACCTGGACGGCGAACGCTACGAGGTCGAGGCTGAGGGATGGCTCGCACGCATCTTCCAGCACGAGTACGACCACCTCGACGGCGTGCTCTACGCCGACCGACTCGACCACCCGCACGGCAAGGCGGCAGCGAAGATCGTGCGCAAGCGCGGCTGGGGTGTTCCCGGGCAGGAATGGATGCCAGGACTCGACGATCTCGAAGGCTGA
- a CDS encoding multidrug DMT transporter permease encodes MPPELEDIADQLTLDSSAAIGIPLALIAAVLLAIGTQFQHRGVGLVNAASTTDGTTGLSLGQLRSLLARPSWVIGTLLLGLAIVLQLTSLAFAPLIVVQPLGAVALVVTAIVNSKVTKVPLDRVSIRAIVICVVGIGAFVTIAAFVAKTHPITATQLVTVLITLAVVLIVFVGLFLFMRGRTPRPIFYVIAGGVLFGFVVTLAKVVIDRVRTILSIPDYAIGSADILTLLCIVGLAAAGLLGTYFVQTAHSSNPPDLVVAGLTVIDPLVAVSIGIVVLGEAAGAPVWAIIAFVIAAAVAVYGVLSLARHHPQALANTSVADAADGASKDS; translated from the coding sequence GTGCCTCCTGAGCTGGAAGATATTGCCGATCAGCTGACGCTGGACTCCTCGGCCGCGATTGGCATACCCCTGGCGCTCATCGCGGCGGTGCTGCTTGCCATCGGTACGCAGTTCCAGCACCGTGGTGTCGGCCTCGTGAACGCGGCATCCACGACGGATGGCACGACGGGCCTCAGCCTCGGACAGCTCCGCTCACTCCTCGCCAGGCCGTCGTGGGTCATCGGCACTCTTCTGCTGGGACTCGCGATCGTGCTGCAGCTCACGAGCCTCGCGTTCGCGCCCCTCATCGTCGTCCAGCCGCTCGGTGCAGTCGCCCTCGTCGTGACCGCGATCGTGAACTCCAAGGTCACGAAGGTGCCTCTCGATCGTGTGTCGATCCGCGCGATCGTGATCTGCGTCGTGGGTATCGGCGCGTTCGTCACCATCGCAGCGTTCGTCGCGAAGACGCACCCCATCACCGCGACTCAACTTGTGACCGTGCTGATCACGCTCGCCGTCGTGCTGATCGTGTTCGTGGGGCTCTTCCTCTTCATGCGCGGGCGTACGCCGCGTCCGATCTTCTACGTGATCGCCGGGGGTGTGCTCTTCGGTTTCGTCGTGACGCTCGCCAAGGTCGTGATCGATCGGGTTCGTACCATCCTGTCGATCCCCGACTACGCGATCGGGTCGGCCGACATCCTCACCCTGCTCTGCATTGTGGGTCTTGCCGCCGCGGGTCTTCTCGGCACGTACTTCGTGCAGACGGCACACTCCTCGAACCCTCCGGACCTCGTTGTTGCGGGCCTCACTGTGATCGATCCGCTCGTCGCGGTGTCGATCGGCATCGTCGTGCTGGGCGAGGCCGCTGGGGCGCCCGTGTGGGCGATCATCGCCTTCGTGATCGCTGCCGCTGTGGCGGTCTACGGCGTGCTGTCTCTGGCTCGCCACCATCCGCAGGCCCTGGCGAATACGTCCGTCGCCGACGCGGCGGACGGGGCCTCCAAAGACTCGTGA
- a CDS encoding SHOCT domain-containing protein, translated as MTPSLALAATQLAEHGPGFGFGFGWIFLFLIPLFWFALIALFVGLGRRRWARAGWGPGHYPGAWAARSAESTLAERFAQGDIDEKEYRARLEVLRSNVPGQR; from the coding sequence ATGACTCCCTCACTCGCTCTCGCCGCGACGCAGCTCGCCGAGCACGGCCCGGGCTTCGGCTTCGGCTTCGGTTGGATCTTCCTCTTCCTCATCCCGCTCTTCTGGTTCGCGCTGATCGCCCTGTTCGTCGGCCTCGGTCGACGCCGCTGGGCGCGCGCAGGGTGGGGCCCCGGACACTACCCGGGAGCCTGGGCCGCCCGCAGTGCGGAGTCCACCCTCGCCGAGCGATTCGCCCAGGGCGACATCGACGAGAAGGAGTACCGCGCTCGGCTCGAGGTGCTGAGGTCGAACGTTCCCGGCCAGCGCTAG
- a CDS encoding glycosyltransferase: protein MVATPRPSSSEEKPRLRVLIGADTFAPEINGAASFIARLAAGLVQRGHDVHIMAPSYDGRLGAIDEVHEGEHMTVHRVRSWRWYPHPTFRFMLPWQVRRESARILDLVKPDVIHFQSHIVVGRGLTIEGEKRGIRLIGTNHFMPENLLDHTYIIPPFLQRWAIREAWAAADRSFRRAERVSTPTQKAAEYLERNTSVRGVLAISCGIDAHNYTPNFEPNAENLIVFLGRIVDEKQIDKLVRAFAKLSPDLKARLQILGTGDQEHKLKALASQLGVADRVQFDGKVTDDYLRKTLTSAKVFAMPSIAELQSISTMEAMASGLPIVAADAMALPHLVHDGENGFLFEPGNVDDLADKLTRVLTMPEEDLQRMKRESLAIVEAHDIQRTLNTFEALYRGESV, encoded by the coding sequence GTGGTAGCAACCCCGCGACCCTCTTCCAGCGAGGAGAAGCCGCGACTTCGCGTCCTCATTGGCGCCGATACGTTCGCGCCCGAGATCAATGGCGCGGCGAGCTTCATCGCCCGTCTCGCTGCCGGCCTCGTTCAGCGCGGACACGACGTGCACATCATGGCTCCGTCCTACGACGGGCGGCTCGGTGCGATCGACGAGGTGCATGAGGGGGAACACATGACGGTTCACCGTGTGCGCTCGTGGCGCTGGTACCCGCACCCCACGTTCCGCTTCATGCTGCCGTGGCAGGTCCGGCGGGAGTCGGCTCGCATCCTCGATCTCGTGAAGCCCGATGTCATCCACTTCCAGTCCCACATCGTGGTCGGTCGAGGTCTCACCATCGAGGGTGAGAAGCGGGGCATCCGCCTGATCGGCACCAACCACTTCATGCCCGAGAACCTGCTCGATCACACCTACATCATTCCGCCGTTCCTTCAGCGCTGGGCGATTCGGGAGGCGTGGGCTGCGGCGGATCGGTCATTCCGTCGCGCGGAGCGGGTGAGCACCCCCACGCAGAAGGCCGCCGAGTACCTGGAGAGGAACACGTCGGTGCGCGGAGTCCTCGCGATCTCCTGTGGGATCGACGCCCACAATTACACGCCGAACTTCGAGCCGAACGCGGAGAACCTCATAGTGTTCCTCGGCCGCATCGTCGACGAGAAGCAGATCGACAAGCTTGTTCGCGCCTTCGCGAAGCTCTCGCCCGACCTCAAGGCGCGCCTGCAGATCCTCGGCACCGGTGACCAGGAGCACAAGCTGAAGGCGCTCGCTTCTCAGCTGGGCGTCGCCGATCGAGTTCAGTTCGACGGCAAGGTCACCGACGACTATCTCCGCAAGACCCTGACTTCTGCCAAGGTCTTCGCCATGCCGTCGATCGCTGAGCTTCAGAGCATCTCCACGATGGAGGCGATGGCGTCGGGTCTTCCGATCGTGGCGGCGGATGCGATGGCCCTCCCGCACCTCGTCCACGACGGGGAGAACGGCTTCCTGTTCGAGCCCGGCAACGTCGACGACCTGGCGGACAAGCTGACACGTGTGCTGACGATGCCCGAGGAGGACCTGCAGCGGATGAAGCGCGAGAGCCTCGCAATCGTGGAGGCCCACGACATCCAGCGCACCCTCAACACCTTCGAGGCCCTCTACCGCGGCGAGTCGGTTTAG